The sequence TTCCAGCCCTGCCCTGTCCCCCATAGCTTCCTGCCCAGCCCTGCACTGCAGCCTTCCCAGCACCCAGAAACAGCACAGAGCCCACAGAACTCCAGTGTCCCCTCCCCTAGACCTTTACACACATCTGGCAAGTTGGGCCTGGGACCCACAGCCCCATTGTGTGAGCTGTACATGGCCTGGCAGGTTGAGGTGCTAAGGTCACCCCTCGCCTGTATGAGGCCTCGGCTCGTACCGGGCATGTGAGCTCTGAGGCCCTCAGTGCCCAAGCTACCTGCCTGAGGGTCTAGGGCTGTGGCCTCACCCACCCATAGTCATGCAGTGACCCCAGCTCGGTCTTGAGTCCAGCCGGCTCCAGCTGGGCGAGGAGCAGCAGTACCTGGACACGCTGAAGCAGCTGTCCAAGCACATCAAGCCCCTGCGCCATGTGGTCAACAAGATTGACAAGAACGAAGGTGGGctgcagctgggggtgggggccagcACCCTGGGGATGCCACCAGGCTTGCGTCTTCGTGTCCCTTCTGCTGTCACAGACAGAAAAAAGGACCTGAGCAAAGTGAAGAGCCTTCTGGACATTGTGACAGACCTCTCCAAGTGGTGAGCTTTGCCCATAGCCCACGGAGGGTTCGCAAGGGCATGGGTCACCCAGCCATAGATGGGCATTTGGTGATAATGTGGGGTTAGCAAAGGCACCAGGCAGCTCTTTGAGCCCTGGCTAGAGGCCTCCAAGGCTCCACTCTGGTGTGTGCTGGAGCTTTGAGCCCAGGCTTCATCTTGGCTTGTTCCCAACCTTTGCCCTACTCCTGACCACTGCCGTGGCCCTCATGCTGGCCCATCACAGCCAGGTCTCATCCAGCCAGTAGCTTGGGGCCCAGCTTGCAGTGGCCTGACCCTCAGCTGGCTGTGATGGGCCTGAGCAAGACCTGGAGTTCTGCCCCGACTTCCCGGTGACCGTGGGCAGGCGACTGCATCTCAATTTACCCCATTTGTAGCCCATTTGTGCTGTCATGAAAATGAAACAAGACGGTGCTCGTGAGAAGCAGGTGGAAGGCAGGGCCACTAGCCACGGGCTGCTGTGAGCTCAGGCAGCATCTCAGAACTGCATGGGCATTGGCCTGTACCTCCCTGTCACCTAAACTCAggctgtcccccacccccatctaGAAGGGTCTCTCTGTCCTCCTTGTCTGGATAGAATGCCAGTCACTATTGGGTGGTCCTCCAGGCCTTCTTGAGTTGATCCTTTGTTAGGATTATAGAACTGAGCGGGACAGGGACTGGCCTAGGTGCaactgaggccttcccagcctggTCAGGGGCCTGGCCACTGTCCCTTCCCTTCACCTGTTGCCTCACTCTGCCAGCGGGGATGGGCAGCTCCTGGGGGTGAGGGCCGCCTGCCTAGACTCTGGGTCTGGGAACAGCTGGTCAGCTGGTGGGAGCTCCTGCAGAGCTTTCTGAGGGCCGAGGCCCAGTGGCAGTGGTTGAGATCCCAGATCTGAGCTTAGACCTGTCGTGTCTCCCAGCCCTCCAGCACGGAGCTCAGCCCAAGTCCCCTCTCTCTGCAGGTCCCCTGAAGACCTTGCCAAAGTAAGACATCACCTGGAGAAACTCAAGAATGACATGGTGGTGGTGAGTGGGATGCTGGGGACCCCTGGGGGAACCGGGGCTCCCCCAAGAGCTCCTGGGAGCACCGCTGGAGGGGCCTTCAAGGTGAGGGTGACTGGCTGGGGGCTGGGCCTGACCTGAGACCCTGCCCACCAGGCTTCTTCCAGGCCAGGTCTACTATGCTGGGTGGAAACGTGGGAGAAGTCACCGTCTGTCTGCGACCCCCATGGGGGCCTCTGCCACccagcccagagagggcaggGACTCTGGGGAGGACAAGGCTGTGGAGGTGGGGGATGATACCCAGGATCGGCCAACATCGTGTGCACAAGGGTGGAGGCTGAGAGAGAGGCCTCGGGAATCTGGCTGTAAGTGAGGACGGGCATGGGGTGGGAAGGCCCCCTAAATAGGGAACCTTTGGGTTCCGGGCTGCTGACCATGCCCCTCCTGCCTCTAGCCCACTGTCGCTGGTGCCACTGATAAAACAGCAGTACCTATGCCAGCCGCTCCTGGATGTCGTCCTGGCCAACATCCGCTCACCTATCTTCAGCCATTCCCTGTACTGCACATTCATTCCAGCCATGACTGCCATCCACGGCCGACCCATCATGTACATCCAGCTGGACTGGGCTTCGTGGAGGGTGGCTGGCCAGCCCTGGGCCATGTGTACCCAGTGTGGTCACCATGCTGCCTTCCCAAGGCCCTGGGGTGTGCACCCAGAAGCATAGGCTTGAGGACGACCAGCAGCAGAGCATCCCCAGCATTCTCCAGGGTGAGGTGGCCAGGCTGGACCCCAAGTGCATGACAAACCTGGACCCTTCTCACTGCAGCAACAGTGGTACCATCCACCTGATCTGCAAGCTGGGCAAACTGGGCAAGCCTGCAAGAGCCCCAGGCCTCTGCAGTCCGAGCCAGAGAGCACAGTGCCCAGATCCCACCCTGTGTTCATGCCCTGGCAGGCTGTCGGCTCTCTCTTCACATACACCAGGCCCAGAACAGATTGGCCATGCCTCTGCCCACAGCCCCGGAGCTCACGCACCCTCACCTCTCCAACACAGATGTGGCTCTGCTTGCCTGGGGCCCTAGGGACGTGGTGGGCAGGGACCTCTGGGCACCCATCGATGCAGGGCACTCTGGGCTTCAGGTTTGGAAATCCGAGAGTCAGAGAGACCTCCAGGCTTTGCCACAAGCCTCACAAGAACCTCCTGGGGTGTGAATAGTCCTGATCAAGAGCTTGTCCAGGTGACAGGGTACAGCCTTGTGTGTTGCAAACAACAAGGTCAGCCTTGTGTGTGCTCAACACACCTTTGCTCCTTTCTATAGGAGAACACAGAGGACATAGGAAACCATATATTCTTGAAGTGCAAATATATGCTTCCAAgttaagagaaatattttaatctcTTCAAATAGATTGGCAtttggccaagcacggtggctcacgcctgtaatcccagcactttgggaggccaaggcggccggatcacctgaggtcaggagttcgataccagcctggccaacatagcgaaaccccgtctctactgataatgcaaaaattagccggacgtggtggtgcacacctgtaatagcagttactcaggaggctgaggcaggagaatcgcttgaacccgggagacagaggttgcagtgagcagagatc comes from Pongo pygmaeus isolate AG05252 chromosome 17, NHGRI_mPonPyg2-v2.0_pri, whole genome shotgun sequence and encodes:
- the LOC129019157 gene encoding uncharacterized protein LOC129019157; this translates as MLGPRQHGSPPCGWQWRRPRRQRGWRDRKKDLSKVKSLLDIVTDLSKWSPEDLAKVRHHLEKLKNDMVVPTVAGATDKTAVPMPAAPGCRPGQHPLTYLQPFPVLHIHSSHDCHPRPTHHVHPAGLGFVEGGWPALGHVYPVWSPCCLPKALGCAPRSIGLRTTSSRASPAFSRNPRKHGPETQGSTAELITGLVPQSYMTEIAQEEAVLVLCQLDSIDFWNPDAPVKHFGILVHRCFIHLQEISHQMLSSTKILKWLQEILICRNKFLLKNKYLKWQHTDE